From one Lolium rigidum isolate FL_2022 chromosome 4, APGP_CSIRO_Lrig_0.1, whole genome shotgun sequence genomic stretch:
- the LOC124707556 gene encoding ankyrin-2-like, translating to MASACSQPHVHYNVGGPMLNKVFQAACDGDLPIFKALVVMLDMGRGCPKEAIEALRVEDAGELEGFTALHAAAKGGGLDVCKYLVEELLVDVDVVDKKGRTPLFFAIHSNDVGTAKYLLNHGANQDKVNHDGLSLLHSAALSDNCQMVELLLAKGAYVDPVADCGTPLHFAASEGRYGTMKILLDYNADYNKMVNGETPLIAATCADSKSMECIMLLVKAGADLKGALAYAAKILHEGKVVSSNFFKCMMEDAGADHDVCIDDEPMVKREIRTGGLMSLGIDSLRKKDYRLAAGFFSQALDLDPGDAILLSNRSLCWLQMGAGDKALRDANKCRKIRPDWPISCYRQGAALMLLKDYEGASERFLDGLKLDPVNAEIEDALREAMKSLKTSRSSKAKQLFGCCREISGRL from the exons ATGGCGTCGGCGTGCTCCCAGCCCCATGTCCACTACAACG TCGGTGGCCCGATGCTGAACAAGGTGTTCCAGGCGGCCTGCGACGGCGACCTCCCCATCTTCAAGG CGCTGGTGGTGATGCTGGACATGGGCAGGGGCTGCCCCAAGGAGGCGATTGAGGCGCTCAGGGTGGAAGATGCCGGAGAGCTGGAAGGTTTCACTGCGCTGCACGCCGCAGCCAAAGGTGGGGGCCTGGATGTGTGCAAGTACCTGGTCGAGGAGCTGCTGGTAGACGTGGATGTGGTCGACAAGAAAG GTAGAACACCTCTGTTTTTCGCAATACACAGTAACGATGTGGGTACTGCCAAGTATCTTCTAAATCATGGGGCTAATCAAGACAAAGTCAATCATGATGGGCTTTCCCTGTTACATTCTGCTGCACTATCAG ACAATTGTCAAATGGTAGAACTACTCCTTGCAAAAGGAGCTTATGTTGACCCGGTAGCTGATTGTGGGACACCACTTCATTTTGCTGCTAGTGAAGGGCGTTATGGTACTATGAAGATTTTATTGGACTACAATGCAGAT TACAACAAGATGGTAAATGGCGAGACACCTCTCATTGCTGCTACATGTGCTGACTCAAAGTCAATGGAATGTATCATGCTCCTAGTTAAG GCTGGTGCAGATTTGAAGGGAGCTTTAGCATATGCTGCAAAAATTCTCCATGAGGGGAAAGTTGTTTCAAGTAACTTTTTCAAATGCATGATGGAGGACGCTGGTGCTGATCATGATGTTTGTATTGAT GATGAGCCTATGGTTAAACGGGAAATTAGAACAGGAGGGCTTATGTCACTAGGCATCGACTCTTTAAGGAAAAAGGATTATCGTCTTGCGGCAGGATTCTTCAGTCAG GCACTGGATCTTGATCCTGGTGATGCGATTTTGCTCTCAAACAGGAGCCTTTGCTGGCTTCAAATGGGTGCTGGAGACAAGGCTTTGCGAGATGCTAATAAATGTAGAAAAATCCGGCCTGACTGGCCAATATCCTGTTACCGGCAGGGTGCAGCTCTGATGTTACTGAAG GACTATGAGGGTGCAAGCGAACGGTTCTTGGATGGACTGAAGTTGGACCCAGTTAACGCTGAAATTGAGGATGCACTACG GGAAGCTATGAAGTCACTGAAGACATCTCGGAGCTCTAAAGCTAAGCAATTGTTTGGGTGTTGCAGGGAAATCAGTGGAAGGCTTTAG